A single region of the Paramicrobacterium fandaimingii genome encodes:
- a CDS encoding DNA-directed RNA polymerase subunit beta produces MTRDFHKPARYPASVFDNIQGGIDPAESSRIAHETARALLARVRDEGDPDIVERVVAYTDEHGIDTIAELWSHATSRSLPGCLWRIYLLRLQVREDPHGTGLVFQRGSEVLRTIDPVVAGAPAPTGPAEIIALADRILRGVFEGDFTIALDRAAAYCRVSSAGCTSIADDLESTEPERASDLTQRALRLSTYASDLASAARLWRRDELD; encoded by the coding sequence TTGACACGAGACTTCCACAAGCCAGCACGCTACCCCGCGTCGGTCTTCGACAACATCCAGGGCGGAATCGACCCTGCCGAATCCAGTCGGATCGCACACGAGACGGCCCGGGCGCTGCTCGCGCGCGTGCGCGATGAGGGCGACCCCGACATCGTCGAGCGCGTCGTCGCCTACACAGACGAGCACGGAATCGACACCATCGCTGAACTGTGGTCGCACGCGACAAGCCGCAGCCTTCCCGGATGCCTCTGGCGAATCTACCTTCTGCGCTTGCAGGTGAGAGAAGATCCGCACGGCACGGGGCTGGTGTTCCAGCGTGGATCGGAAGTTCTGCGCACCATCGATCCTGTCGTTGCCGGCGCACCAGCCCCAACCGGCCCGGCCGAGATCATCGCGCTGGCCGACCGCATCCTTCGCGGTGTGTTCGAGGGTGACTTCACCATCGCCCTCGACAGGGCAGCGGCATACTGCCGGGTGTCGTCTGCGGGGTGCACAAGCATCGCCGATGACCTCGAGTCGACGGAGCCGGAACGCGCAAGCGACCTCACCCAACGGGCGCTGCGGTTGTCGACGTACGCATCAGATCTCGCGTCTGCGGCGCGCCTCTGGCGACGCGACGAGCTCGACTGA
- a CDS encoding A1S_2505 family phage non-structural protein — protein MHIESLKPGEIFVFGSNASGAHGAGAARTAYEKFSAVWGQGSGLQGQSYGIDTMSGIEVIAQEAADFTVFAREHPELTFLLTPVGCGIAGYAAADVAPFFADAPRNVVLPDEFLEVIRAPDDAGNGHTHDAQPAESEPADRQGYWNGRYSGTERMWSGRVNAALAETVVELSPGTALDLGCGEGGDSLWLAEQGWTVTGVDISDVALARADAEARSRGVHAVTWQQADLETWAPEEQFDLVSACFLQAPHDFDREGVLRRSGHHVRPGGHLLIVSHASMPPWSHHHDHEELPTVQSEQAAVGDASGWDIVVADVRQRQATGPDGTVAPLNDNVVLLRRRTLAQ, from the coding sequence ATGCACATCGAGTCGCTGAAGCCAGGGGAGATCTTCGTCTTCGGATCCAACGCATCGGGCGCACACGGTGCCGGAGCCGCGCGCACCGCATATGAGAAGTTCAGTGCCGTGTGGGGCCAGGGCTCGGGGCTGCAGGGCCAGTCGTACGGCATCGACACGATGAGTGGCATCGAGGTCATTGCGCAGGAGGCCGCTGACTTCACGGTGTTTGCGCGAGAGCATCCGGAGCTGACGTTTCTGCTGACGCCGGTTGGCTGCGGCATTGCCGGGTATGCCGCCGCTGACGTGGCACCGTTCTTCGCCGATGCGCCGAGAAACGTCGTGCTTCCCGACGAGTTTCTTGAGGTGATTCGGGCACCGGATGACGCGGGCAACGGTCACACGCACGACGCCCAACCCGCCGAAAGCGAGCCTGCCGACAGGCAGGGCTACTGGAATGGGCGCTACAGCGGAACGGAGCGCATGTGGTCGGGACGGGTAAACGCTGCGCTCGCCGAAACGGTCGTAGAGCTTTCCCCGGGGACAGCACTCGATCTCGGATGTGGCGAGGGCGGTGATTCGCTGTGGCTTGCCGAGCAGGGCTGGACGGTGACGGGCGTCGACATCTCGGATGTCGCGTTGGCGCGAGCGGATGCCGAGGCCCGCTCTCGTGGCGTGCACGCCGTGACGTGGCAGCAGGCCGATCTCGAGACGTGGGCTCCTGAGGAGCAGTTCGACCTCGTCTCGGCGTGTTTTCTCCAGGCACCGCACGACTTCGACCGCGAGGGTGTGCTGCGCCGCTCGGGGCACCACGTGCGGCCGGGCGGGCACCTGCTGATCGTCTCCCACGCATCGATGCCGCCGTGGTCGCACCACCATGATCACGAAGAGTTGCCGACGGTGCAGAGCGAACAGGCCGCGGTCGGCGACGCCTCCGGGTGGGACATCGTCGTCGCAGACGTGCGGCAGCGGCAGGCGACGGGTCCAGACGGCACCGTTGCACCCCTCAATGACAACGTCGTGCTGCTGCGTCGCCGGACCCTCGCACAGTGA
- a CDS encoding ABC transporter ATP-binding protein yields MSSSSATRRSPFARPSDDGPRAKFRQLLPYLLEHKGPLTAALVLGVFGAAASLAQPLLVSQVIQFVERSQPLGWLVWALVALVIVSALISGYQHYLLQRMGEGVVLSSRRRLIARMLHLPIAQFDARRTGDLVSRVGSDTTLLRAVLTQGLVEAIGGSVTFLGALIAMLIIDPVLLGLTAAVIAASIVVVGALAGRIRVASARTQKKVGDLTAALERAIGSVRTIRASGATAREIDAVQTEAVGAWRMGLNVAKVSALVVPVAGVAMQASFLVVLGVGGFRVANGSITIANLVAFILFLFMMIMPLGQAFGAISATNQALGALGRIQEIVSLDAETDGDADIAASVAEPGVASPFAAAIAFESVSFSYPDAVARAHRDAEAEPNADATSQTNAATANGAVLRDVTFEAERGTRTALVGPSGAGKSTILGLIERFYDTTAGSIRLGGVDIRTLSRDDVRSRIGYVEQDAPVLAGSIRDNLLLASPDATDSECIDVLHAVNLGDVLGRNPQGLDAPVGEDGIMLSGGERQRLAIARSILSAPPILLLDESTSSLDGVNEQKMREAIDAVATDRTLIVIAHRLSTVVDSDSIVVLDEGRVIGTGTHSQLVQEVPLYRDLAKHQLLV; encoded by the coding sequence ATGAGCTCCTCTTCTGCCACACGCCGTTCCCCCTTTGCCCGCCCCTCAGATGATGGGCCGCGCGCAAAGTTCCGCCAGCTGCTGCCCTACCTTCTCGAGCACAAGGGCCCGCTCACCGCGGCCCTCGTTCTCGGCGTGTTCGGCGCCGCCGCGTCTCTGGCGCAGCCGCTGCTCGTCAGTCAGGTGATCCAGTTTGTCGAGCGGTCGCAACCGCTGGGCTGGCTTGTCTGGGCGCTGGTGGCACTCGTGATCGTCTCTGCGCTGATCTCGGGGTACCAGCACTACCTGCTGCAGCGCATGGGCGAGGGCGTCGTTCTCTCGAGCAGGCGGCGTCTCATCGCCCGCATGCTGCACCTGCCCATCGCGCAGTTCGATGCGCGTCGCACCGGCGACCTCGTCTCGCGTGTCGGCAGTGACACAACGCTGCTGCGCGCCGTACTGACGCAGGGCCTCGTTGAAGCGATCGGCGGCAGCGTCACGTTTCTCGGTGCACTCATTGCCATGCTCATCATCGACCCGGTGCTGCTCGGGCTCACGGCTGCGGTGATCGCGGCATCCATCGTCGTCGTCGGTGCGCTGGCCGGCCGCATCCGCGTCGCGAGCGCACGCACGCAGAAGAAGGTGGGCGACCTGACCGCCGCGTTGGAGCGCGCAATCGGCTCGGTGCGCACGATCCGCGCCTCCGGTGCCACGGCGCGCGAGATCGACGCCGTGCAGACCGAAGCCGTGGGCGCATGGCGCATGGGCCTCAACGTCGCGAAGGTCTCGGCGCTCGTCGTGCCCGTTGCGGGCGTCGCCATGCAGGCGTCGTTTCTCGTTGTGCTCGGCGTCGGCGGGTTCCGCGTCGCCAATGGCTCCATCACCATCGCCAACCTCGTTGCGTTCATTTTGTTTCTCTTCATGATGATCATGCCGCTCGGCCAGGCCTTCGGGGCGATCAGCGCCACAAACCAGGCGCTTGGAGCGCTCGGGCGCATTCAGGAGATCGTGTCGCTCGATGCCGAGACCGACGGCGACGCCGACATTGCGGCGTCCGTCGCCGAGCCAGGCGTTGCATCGCCGTTCGCAGCGGCAATTGCCTTCGAAAGCGTGTCGTTCTCATATCCGGATGCTGTCGCCCGCGCCCACCGCGACGCCGAGGCCGAGCCCAACGCCGACGCCACGTCCCAGACCAACGCCGCGACAGCGAATGGCGCCGTGCTGCGCGACGTGACATTTGAGGCGGAGCGCGGCACCCGCACGGCGCTCGTCGGGCCGAGTGGTGCGGGCAAGTCGACGATCCTCGGGCTCATCGAGCGCTTCTATGACACGACGGCGGGCAGCATCCGCCTGGGCGGCGTCGACATTCGCACGCTTAGCCGCGACGACGTGCGATCTCGCATCGGCTACGTCGAGCAAGACGCCCCTGTGCTGGCCGGCAGCATCCGCGACAACCTTCTGCTCGCTTCCCCCGATGCCACCGATTCTGAGTGCATCGATGTGCTGCACGCCGTCAACCTCGGCGACGTGCTCGGTCGCAATCCGCAGGGACTCGATGCCCCGGTCGGTGAAGACGGCATCATGCTCTCGGGCGGCGAGCGGCAGCGCCTCGCGATTGCGCGCTCGATTCTCTCGGCGCCTCCGATTCTGCTGCTCGACGAGTCGACGTCGAGTCTCGACGGCGTCAACGAGCAGAAGATGCGCGAGGCCATCGATGCCGTTGCCACCGATCGCACGCTCATCGTGATTGCGCACAGGCTCTCGACGGTCGTCGACAGCGACAGCATTGTCGTGCTCGATGAGGGCCGCGTCATCGGCACGGGAACCCACTCGCAGCTGGTGCAGGAGGTGCCGCTGTACCGCGACCTGGCGAAGCACCAACTGCTCGTCTAG
- a CDS encoding thiamine pyrophosphate-binding protein has product MPTVSAHIATTLAAHVTDMFGVMGNGNAYLLDALAGTTVAYTAVRHEAGTVAAADAYYRTNGHLAVATSTYGPGFTNTITPLAEAVKARTPLLLITGSAPTTGLRPWDVDQAALCRAVGAHVITVTQDSPVASTRAALEHALANRTAVVLEIPYDLGGLEAQDAVDHATAPLATPSPRPPRAQALDDAAAVLRTARRPLLLAGRGAFLSGAGDAMRTLAARLGAVTASSALGRGQFDVRYDLGVAGGFGQEKAMDLAGTADVVLVIGAGLNQFTMRFGALIGEHAKVIQLDVTDAPTSSRVNAFVSGDARLSVEGLIARLDSTASTGWRESITGFSDGTLSVREPGEPAASDGLLDPRSLTARLNEIIPADRVMVNDGGHFLGWVNQYFDVSAPDRFAMVGTPFQSIGLGLPSLVGAAVSRPESFSVLCMGDGGGLMALADLESAVRATRRGAIIVYNDAAYGAEIHLYGLAGFDKRPMLISGVDFAGLARSVGADAVTVSTLDDLDVFERWVASGDDGVMLLDCRISQSLRAPYQEEVIEQNSALFEPAAV; this is encoded by the coding sequence ATGCCCACGGTCTCTGCGCATATCGCCACCACTCTCGCCGCCCACGTCACCGACATGTTCGGGGTGATGGGCAATGGCAACGCGTATCTGCTGGATGCCCTGGCCGGCACCACTGTCGCCTACACCGCCGTGCGGCACGAGGCCGGCACCGTCGCCGCCGCCGACGCCTATTACCGCACGAACGGGCACCTCGCAGTCGCGACCTCCACATACGGCCCCGGGTTCACGAACACCATCACGCCGCTGGCCGAGGCCGTGAAGGCGCGCACTCCCCTGCTGCTCATCACCGGATCGGCCCCCACCACGGGGCTGCGGCCGTGGGACGTCGACCAGGCGGCACTGTGCCGCGCGGTCGGCGCGCACGTCATCACGGTCACCCAGGACTCCCCCGTCGCCAGCACCCGCGCCGCCCTCGAGCACGCTCTCGCGAACCGCACGGCCGTGGTTCTCGAGATTCCCTACGATCTCGGCGGGCTCGAGGCTCAGGATGCTGTCGACCACGCGACTGCTCCGCTCGCCACACCCTCTCCCCGGCCACCCCGCGCGCAGGCTCTCGACGACGCTGCAGCCGTGCTGCGCACCGCACGGCGCCCCCTTCTGCTTGCCGGCCGCGGCGCTTTCCTGTCTGGCGCCGGCGATGCAATGCGCACGCTCGCTGCCCGCCTCGGCGCCGTTACCGCGTCGTCGGCCCTCGGTCGCGGCCAGTTCGACGTGCGGTACGACCTGGGAGTCGCCGGCGGCTTCGGCCAGGAGAAGGCGATGGATCTCGCCGGTACCGCGGACGTGGTGCTCGTGATCGGTGCAGGTCTCAACCAGTTCACCATGCGTTTCGGTGCTCTTATCGGCGAGCACGCGAAGGTGATCCAGCTCGACGTGACCGACGCTCCAACGAGTTCACGGGTAAACGCCTTCGTCTCCGGCGACGCACGCCTGAGCGTCGAAGGCCTCATCGCACGACTCGACAGCACGGCTTCCACGGGCTGGCGCGAGTCGATCACGGGGTTCTCCGATGGCACACTGAGTGTGCGAGAGCCCGGTGAGCCTGCAGCATCCGATGGCCTGCTCGACCCCCGCAGCCTCACTGCGCGCCTCAACGAGATCATTCCCGCCGACCGCGTCATGGTGAATGACGGCGGCCACTTTCTCGGCTGGGTCAACCAGTACTTCGACGTCTCCGCACCCGACCGCTTTGCGATGGTGGGCACGCCGTTCCAGTCCATCGGCCTTGGCCTGCCAAGCCTCGTAGGCGCTGCGGTCTCACGCCCTGAGTCGTTCTCTGTGCTGTGCATGGGAGATGGCGGCGGCCTGATGGCGCTTGCCGACCTCGAGTCCGCTGTGCGTGCAACGAGGCGCGGCGCCATCATCGTATACAACGATGCGGCGTACGGTGCCGAGATTCACCTTTACGGCCTCGCGGGATTCGACAAGCGCCCCATGCTGATCTCCGGCGTCGACTTCGCCGGCCTCGCGCGCTCGGTCGGGGCGGATGCTGTCACGGTGTCGACGCTCGACGACCTCGACGTCTTCGAGCGCTGGGTTGCCTCGGGCGATGACGGCGTCATGCTGCTCGACTGTCGCATCTCACAGTCGCTGCGTGCGCCGTACCAAGAGGAAGTCATCGAGCAGAACAGCGCCCTCTTCGAGCCCGCCGCGGTCTGA
- the hpaH gene encoding 2-oxo-hept-4-ene-1,7-dioate hydratase, which yields MLEQSDIVSIADELAEAERTRSTIPLLTARHEGMTIEDAYAVQNVWKQRGIEAGRRLVGRKIGLTSKVMQQATGITEPDYGVIFDDAVYENGSVIEFDRFSNVRIEVELAFVLGAPLEGPNCSLVDVLRATEYVVPALEVLSSRVEMAGRTIVDTISDNAALGAMVLGGRPVAVDAVDLRWVSALLYRNETIEESGVAAAVLNHPASGVAWLANKFAHHGDRLEAGEIILAGSFTRPMWVERGDTVHADYGQLGAITCRFA from the coding sequence GTGCTTGAGCAGTCAGACATCGTGTCCATCGCAGATGAGCTGGCCGAGGCGGAGAGAACACGCTCGACCATCCCCCTGCTGACGGCACGCCACGAGGGCATGACCATCGAGGACGCCTACGCCGTGCAAAACGTGTGGAAGCAGCGGGGAATCGAAGCGGGAAGGCGCCTCGTCGGGCGCAAGATCGGCCTCACGTCGAAGGTGATGCAGCAGGCGACGGGCATCACCGAGCCCGACTACGGCGTGATCTTCGACGATGCGGTCTACGAGAACGGCTCGGTCATCGAGTTCGACCGGTTTTCGAACGTGCGCATCGAGGTGGAGCTCGCGTTTGTGCTGGGTGCACCGCTCGAGGGCCCGAACTGTTCGCTCGTCGATGTGCTGCGCGCGACCGAGTATGTCGTGCCCGCTCTCGAGGTGCTGAGCTCGCGCGTCGAGATGGCCGGCCGCACGATCGTCGACACGATCTCAGACAACGCGGCTCTCGGCGCCATGGTGCTCGGAGGGCGCCCCGTTGCCGTCGACGCCGTCGATCTGCGGTGGGTGTCGGCGCTGCTCTACCGCAACGAGACGATCGAGGAGTCGGGCGTTGCCGCAGCTGTGCTGAATCACCCGGCATCCGGTGTTGCCTGGCTTGCGAACAAGTTCGCCCATCACGGCGACCGCCTCGAAGCCGGCGAGATCATTCTTGCCGGATCGTTCACGCGCCCCATGTGGGTGGAGCGGGGCGATACGGTGCACGCCGACTACGGACAGCTGGGAGCCATCACATGCCGATTCGCCTAG
- a CDS encoding HpcH/HpaI aldolase family protein, which translates to MPIRLELPPTFRDRLAHADRALVGMWVSSGNALNAEICAGSGLDWLLIDGEHSHNTLESILAQLQVVAAYPVTTLVRVPVCDAVVIKQYLDIGAQNLLVPMVNSAADAEKAVAAVRYPPRGVRGVGSALARAARWNRVEGYLASADDAVSLYVQIETAEAVANAREIAAVHGVDGVFIGPADLAASMGHLGEQGHPEVVDAVETTIRDLTELGVSVGINAFAPAAASRYLEQGVRFILVAADVSLLARASEALADTWLPPVDDAGEENDGAPPRASY; encoded by the coding sequence ATGCCGATTCGCCTAGAGCTGCCGCCCACGTTCCGCGACCGCCTCGCACACGCCGACCGCGCGCTCGTCGGCATGTGGGTGAGCAGCGGCAATGCCCTCAACGCCGAGATCTGCGCCGGAAGCGGCCTCGACTGGCTGCTCATCGACGGCGAGCACAGCCACAACACGCTCGAGTCGATTCTTGCTCAACTGCAGGTTGTCGCCGCCTACCCCGTGACAACACTCGTGCGCGTGCCGGTGTGCGACGCCGTTGTGATCAAACAGTACCTCGATATCGGCGCGCAGAACCTCCTTGTTCCCATGGTGAACAGCGCGGCTGATGCCGAGAAAGCCGTCGCTGCCGTGCGCTACCCGCCACGGGGCGTGCGCGGGGTCGGCAGCGCTCTCGCGCGAGCCGCTCGGTGGAATCGCGTGGAGGGCTATCTCGCGTCGGCCGACGATGCCGTGTCGCTGTACGTGCAGATCGAGACGGCGGAGGCTGTGGCGAATGCGCGGGAGATCGCGGCGGTGCACGGCGTTGACGGCGTATTCATCGGGCCCGCCGACCTCGCAGCATCCATGGGGCATCTCGGCGAGCAGGGGCACCCAGAGGTTGTGGATGCCGTCGAGACGACGATTCGCGATCTGACTGAGCTCGGCGTCTCCGTCGGGATCAACGCGTTCGCCCCCGCCGCCGCGAGCCGCTACCTCGAGCAGGGCGTCAGATTCATACTCGTCGCCGCCGACGTCTCTCTGCTCGCCCGCGCCAGCGAAGCTCTCGCCGACACATGGCTCCCGCCCGTCGACGACGCTGGCGAAGAGAACGACGGTGCACCACCCCGCGCCAGCTACTGA
- a CDS encoding fumarylacetoacetate hydrolase family protein, whose product MTHEVTAPKIIAVHLNYRSRAEQRGRIPAHPSYFFKPASSLSVSGETIERPIGTELLAFEGEIALIIGTDVRRVSPDEGWAAVTGVTAANDFGLYDFRAADKGSNVRSKGGDGYTPLGSEVIPADAIDPAAIRVRTWVNGALAQDDSTAGLLFPFGQIVADLSQMMTLHVGDIILTGTPAGSSVVQPGDTVEVEVDAPTAPGAPSTGRLTTTVVEGREPFTDAGEKPKATDAQREAAWGSPEAAGFTPVLTDELREKLASVGTATISSQLRKRGLNNVSIDGVTTTRPGLRMVGRARTLRYIPGREDLFQSHGGGYNAQKRIVDSLEKGDVLVMEARGETGTGTLGDVIALRAQQLGAAGVVTDGGVRDFAEVAGLDMPTFHNGAHPAVLGRRHVPWDTDITIACGGAAVQPGDIIVGDDDGVIVIPPALAAEVADAALEQEKSEVFIAEMVAAGERIEGLFPMNDEWKDRYAAWLSRR is encoded by the coding sequence ATGACTCACGAGGTGACCGCACCGAAGATCATCGCCGTGCACCTGAACTACCGTTCGCGTGCCGAGCAGCGAGGCCGCATTCCTGCCCACCCCTCGTACTTCTTCAAGCCAGCATCGTCGCTCAGCGTCTCTGGCGAGACGATCGAACGTCCCATCGGAACCGAGCTTCTCGCCTTCGAGGGCGAGATCGCCCTCATCATCGGCACCGACGTGCGCCGCGTCTCCCCCGACGAGGGATGGGCGGCCGTCACCGGTGTCACCGCGGCAAACGACTTCGGGCTCTATGACTTCCGCGCCGCAGACAAGGGGTCGAATGTGCGGTCGAAAGGCGGTGACGGCTACACGCCTCTCGGCTCCGAGGTGATCCCTGCCGACGCGATCGACCCCGCCGCCATCCGCGTGCGCACCTGGGTGAACGGCGCGCTCGCGCAAGACGACTCGACAGCAGGGCTGCTGTTCCCCTTCGGCCAGATCGTCGCCGATCTGTCGCAGATGATGACGCTGCACGTTGGCGACATCATTCTCACGGGAACCCCCGCGGGCTCGTCCGTCGTGCAGCCAGGCGACACCGTCGAGGTTGAGGTGGATGCTCCGACGGCGCCGGGTGCTCCGAGTACGGGACGCCTCACCACAACAGTCGTCGAGGGCCGCGAGCCGTTCACCGACGCCGGCGAGAAGCCGAAGGCAACGGATGCTCAGCGAGAAGCAGCCTGGGGCAGCCCCGAGGCCGCCGGATTCACCCCGGTTCTCACAGACGAGTTGCGCGAAAAACTCGCATCAGTCGGCACGGCAACCATCTCGTCTCAGCTGCGCAAGCGCGGCCTCAACAATGTGTCGATCGACGGCGTCACAACGACACGTCCCGGCCTGCGCATGGTGGGGCGGGCGCGCACGCTGCGCTACATTCCAGGCCGCGAAGATCTCTTTCAGAGCCACGGCGGCGGCTACAACGCGCAGAAGCGCATTGTCGATTCGTTGGAGAAAGGCGACGTTCTGGTCATGGAGGCGCGCGGCGAGACGGGCACGGGAACGCTCGGCGATGTGATCGCGCTGCGCGCCCAACAGCTCGGAGCGGCCGGCGTCGTCACGGACGGCGGCGTTCGCGACTTTGCCGAGGTGGCCGGCCTCGACATGCCGACGTTCCACAACGGAGCCCACCCGGCCGTGCTCGGCCGCCGCCACGTTCCGTGGGACACCGACATCACGATCGCGTGCGGCGGGGCCGCCGTGCAGCCGGGCGACATCATCGTCGGCGACGACGACGGCGTCATCGTCATTCCTCCCGCCCTCGCTGCCGAGGTCGCCGATGCTGCGCTCGAGCAGGAGAAGAGCGAAGTGTTCATCGCCGAGATGGTCGCCGCAGGTGAGCGAATTGAGGGACTCTTCCCCATGAACGACGAGTGGAAGGACCGGTACGCAGCATGGCTCTCCCGACGCTGA
- a CDS encoding GntR family transcriptional regulator, whose protein sequence is MALPTLNPEAERTPSKSERAYRWIRSRIEDGRYVPGYRLVLGQIARELDVSVVPVREAIRRLEAEGLVTFERNVGAQVAMIEVTEYVHTMESLAIIEGAATRLTAHLMTPERLARARTVNDDMVASLEDFNPHRFTELNKEFHEILYDGCPNPHILDLVHRGWNRMRALRDSTFSFVPGRARESVAEHEGILALIESGADPLDIELAARNHRLATLDAFTSYQQAHKPAHSS, encoded by the coding sequence ATGGCTCTCCCGACGCTGAACCCCGAGGCCGAGCGCACGCCGAGCAAGTCGGAGCGCGCGTACCGCTGGATCCGCTCGCGCATCGAAGACGGACGCTACGTTCCCGGCTACCGTCTCGTGCTTGGGCAGATCGCCCGCGAGCTCGACGTGAGCGTCGTTCCCGTGCGCGAGGCGATCCGCCGCCTCGAAGCCGAGGGCCTCGTCACGTTCGAGCGCAACGTCGGGGCGCAGGTCGCCATGATCGAGGTGACCGAATACGTACACACGATGGAGTCGCTCGCGATCATCGAGGGCGCGGCGACACGGCTGACGGCTCACCTCATGACGCCCGAGCGTCTGGCGCGGGCGCGCACGGTCAACGACGACATGGTGGCAAGTCTCGAAGACTTCAATCCGCACCGCTTCACAGAGCTCAACAAGGAGTTTCACGAGATTCTGTACGACGGCTGCCCCAACCCGCACATTCTCGATCTCGTGCACCGCGGCTGGAACCGCATGCGCGCGCTCCGCGACTCCACATTCAGCTTCGTCCCCGGGCGCGCCCGCGAATCCGTTGCCGAGCACGAGGGCATCCTCGCGCTCATCGAATCGGGGGCGGACCCCCTCGACATCGAGCTCGCCGCCAGAAACCACCGTCTGGCGACGCTCGACGCGTTCACGTCGTACCAGCAGGCGCACAAGCCCGCGCATTCGTCTTAA